One region of Qipengyuania sp. SS22 genomic DNA includes:
- the argC gene encoding N-acetyl-gamma-glutamyl-phosphate reductase, protein MTHAVFIDGAAGTTGLEIAERLEGRAEFTLIRLDDAQRKNAGARREALNEADIAILCLPDDAAREAVELIDPANGTRVIDASSAHRTTEGWCYGFPELIGSERVANARRVSNPGCYPTGFLALVAPLVRAGLIPADWPYSVNAVSGYSGGGKALIERFEAEGAPAFRAYGYDMAHKHLPEMKAHAGLEHPVLFAPSVASAYRGMIVEVPLHLGAMENEPHAGSLRDALARFYESSAVVTVHNTAPVGELLLDKNAAPSDGMDLFVFGNEGGWNARLVAQLDNLGKGASGAAVQSLNLMCGLPETAGLRLPVA, encoded by the coding sequence GTGACGCATGCGGTCTTCATCGACGGCGCCGCAGGCACCACCGGGCTTGAAATCGCCGAGCGGCTCGAAGGGCGCGCCGAGTTCACCCTCATCCGGCTCGACGATGCGCAGCGCAAGAATGCCGGAGCGCGGCGTGAAGCGCTGAACGAAGCCGATATCGCCATCCTGTGCTTGCCCGACGATGCTGCACGCGAAGCGGTCGAGCTGATCGATCCGGCCAATGGCACGCGCGTGATCGATGCCTCCAGCGCGCATCGCACCACCGAAGGCTGGTGCTATGGTTTCCCCGAACTCATCGGCAGTGAACGGGTCGCCAATGCGCGCCGGGTCAGCAATCCGGGCTGCTATCCCACGGGCTTCCTTGCCCTGGTCGCACCATTGGTGCGCGCGGGTCTGATCCCGGCGGACTGGCCCTATAGCGTCAATGCCGTCAGCGGCTATTCGGGCGGCGGCAAGGCACTGATCGAACGGTTCGAAGCCGAAGGTGCGCCGGCATTCCGCGCCTATGGCTACGACATGGCGCACAAGCACCTGCCCGAGATGAAGGCGCATGCCGGGCTTGAACACCCGGTGCTGTTCGCGCCCTCGGTCGCCTCGGCCTACCGCGGCATGATCGTGGAAGTCCCGCTGCATCTCGGCGCGATGGAAAACGAACCGCATGCCGGCAGCCTGCGGGATGCACTTGCCCGCTTCTACGAAAGTTCGGCAGTGGTAACCGTGCACAATACGGCTCCGGTCGGGGAGCTTCTGCTCGACAAGAATGCCGCGCCTTCGGACGGCATGGACCTGTTCGTGTTCGGCAACGAAGGCGGTTGGAACGCCCGCCTCGTCGCGCAGCTCGATAATCTTGGCAAGGGGGCCAGCGGAGCCGCCGTCCAGAGCCTCAACCTCATGTGCGGCCTGCCCGAAACTGCCGGCCTGCGGTTGCCTGTTGCCTAA
- a CDS encoding P-II family nitrogen regulator, with protein MKKIEAIIKPFKLDEVKEALHEIGVSGITVTEAKGFGRQKGHTELYRGAEYVVDFLPKVKLEVVVPEGIADRTVEAIAAAAQTGRIGDGKIFISSIEGALRIRTGERDDDAI; from the coding sequence GTGAAAAAGATCGAAGCGATCATCAAGCCATTCAAGCTCGACGAGGTAAAGGAAGCCCTGCACGAAATCGGCGTGTCGGGGATCACCGTTACCGAGGCCAAGGGCTTCGGGCGACAGAAAGGCCATACCGAGCTTTATCGCGGGGCCGAATATGTCGTCGATTTCCTGCCCAAGGTGAAACTCGAAGTGGTCGTGCCCGAAGGCATTGCCGACCGCACCGTCGAAGCCATCGCCGCCGCCGCCCAGACCGGGCGCATCGGCGACGGCAAGATCTTCATTTCGTCCATCGAAGGCGCGCTGCGGATCCGCACGGGCGAGCGAGACGACGACGCTATCTGA